From the genome of Mycobacterium dioxanotrophicus, one region includes:
- a CDS encoding IS3 family transposase (programmed frameshift): MASNKRRRHTPDQIIRKLAEGNKLLASGQELAEVCRHLEIAESTWHRWLAQYGGMKANDAKRLKELEAENARLKKLVANQALDIDMLKEIFVGKLLTPNRKRRAATMLRERFGVSQRRACTVVGLHRSTMRLTPSPIASEEAELRAWLRRFSIDRPRWGWRRAAKMARRAGWKINNKRIRRLWREEGLRVPQRRRKKRLTGIGVAVGAMSPIRPNVIWAMDFQFDTTADGRTIKMLNVIDEFTREALAIEVARSIDADGVVEVLDRLALVHGAPVYVRFDNGPEFVAHAVADWCRFNSARSLFIDPGSPWQNAFVESFNGRLRDELLNSWRFDSLLEARVIIEDWRRDYNANRPHSAHGELTPAEFALQWSATHQPKVA; encoded by the exons ATGGCATCGAACAAGCGCCGGCGGCATACGCCGGATCAGATCATCCGCAAGCTCGCCGAGGGCAACAAGCTGCTCGCGTCGGGCCAGGAACTGGCCGAGGTGTGCCGGCACCTGGAGATCGCGGAATCGACGTGGCATCGCTGGCTGGCCCAATACGGGGGCATGAAGGCCAACGACGCCAAGCGCCTCAAAGAGCTCGAGGCCGAAAACGCCCGGCTCAAGAAGCTGGTCGCCAACCAGGCTCTCGACATCGACATGCTCAAGGAGATTT TCGTCGGGAAACTTCTGACCCCGAACCGCAAACGCCGCGCAGCGACCATGCTGCGTGAGCGGTTCGGGGTGTCGCAGCGCCGCGCCTGCACCGTGGTCGGTCTGCACCGCTCCACGATGCGCTTGACGCCATCACCGATCGCCTCCGAGGAAGCCGAACTACGGGCCTGGCTGCGCCGGTTCTCCATCGACCGGCCCCGCTGGGGATGGCGCCGGGCTGCCAAGATGGCCCGCCGAGCGGGCTGGAAGATCAACAACAAGCGCATCCGCCGGCTCTGGCGGGAGGAGGGCCTGCGGGTGCCGCAACGGCGCCGCAAGAAGCGGTTGACCGGCATCGGTGTCGCCGTGGGTGCGATGTCGCCGATTCGCCCGAACGTGATCTGGGCGATGGACTTTCAGTTCGACACCACTGCTGATGGGCGCACCATCAAGATGCTCAACGTCATCGACGAGTTCACCCGCGAAGCACTGGCGATCGAGGTCGCCCGATCCATCGACGCCGACGGTGTCGTCGAGGTCTTGGACCGCCTCGCGCTGGTGCACGGCGCACCGGTCTACGTACGTTTCGACAACGGCCCCGAATTCGTGGCGCACGCGGTGGCTGATTGGTGCCGATTCAACAGTGCCCGATCACTTTTCATCGATCCCGGCTCGCCGTGGCAGAACGCCTTCGTCGAATCATTCAACGGCCGACTGCGCGACGAACTGCTCAACTCGTGGCGCTTCGACTCTCTGTTGGAAGCCCGGGTGATCATCGAGGACTGGCGCCGCGATTACAACGCCAACCGGCCCCACTCAGCCCACGGCGAACTCACCCCTGCCGAGTTTGCCCTACAGTGGTCGGCGACCCACCAACCGAAAGTCGCATAA
- a CDS encoding glutamate--cysteine ligase 2: protein MSSHPTVGVEEEFLLVDGRHGYPAARNKAVAEYAAKQGVELQLELTSCQVETTTDVVSSSTELRAELSRLRRIASKAAEANDTRLLAVALPPTVPHAFPVTNKPRYHRIADRFGIIAHEQGVCGCHVHVAVPSRAAAIDVSNRIRPVLHLLLALTANSAIYRNTDTGYASFRSMLWAHWPSSGPPPYFETVEQYDATVHALLESGAALDYGMVYWDVRPSARFPTVEVRVADVPATVAETVLLATLIRACVMTALQAREDGDRAPRPTDWALRAAHWRAAHDGLGGQAIDLMAGYSLASTRLLVAGLIEHVRPALEALGDYDMARDELARIAQAGNGAMRQRRVWHRRENVEDVIDELGAATTTFE, encoded by the coding sequence ATGAGCAGTCATCCCACGGTCGGCGTGGAGGAGGAGTTTCTCCTCGTGGATGGGCGACATGGCTACCCTGCCGCCCGCAATAAAGCTGTCGCTGAGTATGCGGCCAAGCAGGGCGTCGAGTTGCAGCTCGAACTGACCAGTTGCCAGGTTGAGACCACGACTGACGTGGTCAGTAGCAGCACTGAGTTGCGCGCCGAGCTCAGTCGACTGCGTCGCATCGCCTCGAAGGCGGCGGAGGCCAATGACACGCGGCTGTTGGCCGTCGCGCTGCCACCGACCGTGCCGCACGCGTTCCCGGTCACCAACAAGCCGCGCTACCACCGGATTGCCGATCGGTTCGGCATCATCGCCCACGAGCAGGGCGTCTGCGGGTGCCATGTGCACGTCGCGGTACCCAGCCGCGCGGCCGCCATCGACGTCAGTAACCGAATCCGACCCGTCCTGCATCTATTGCTGGCATTGACCGCCAACTCGGCGATCTACCGCAACACCGACACCGGCTACGCGAGTTTCCGCAGCATGCTCTGGGCCCACTGGCCGAGCTCTGGGCCGCCGCCGTACTTCGAGACGGTCGAGCAGTACGACGCCACGGTCCATGCCCTGCTCGAGTCTGGTGCCGCGCTCGACTACGGCATGGTCTATTGGGATGTGCGGCCGTCCGCCCGCTTTCCGACAGTCGAGGTGCGCGTGGCCGACGTGCCCGCCACGGTGGCCGAGACGGTGTTGCTGGCCACGCTTATCCGGGCCTGTGTGATGACGGCGCTGCAAGCCCGGGAGGACGGGGATCGCGCACCGCGGCCCACGGATTGGGCCTTACGCGCCGCCCACTGGAGAGCGGCCCACGATGGGCTCGGCGGCCAGGCGATCGATCTGATGGCCGGTTATTCATTGGCATCGACGCGGCTGCTGGTGGCCGGGCTCATCGAACACGTGCGGCCGGCACTCGAAGCGTTGGGTGACTACGACATGGCCCGCGACGAGTTGGCGCGCATCGCGCAGGCGGGCAACGGCGCGATGCGGCAGCGCCGCGTATGGCACCGTCGCGAAAACGTCGAAGACGTCATCGACGAATTAGGGGCGGCGACAACGACATTCGAATGA
- a CDS encoding selenium-binding protein SBP56-related protein, producing the protein MATTDPTFYRSPGVAVAAAPEQLAYVVAFDPAGQAKDALAVVDCDAASSTYGGVVGWAELPTAGNELHHFGWSACSSALCHDGHGGDHGTSLERRYLLVPGIRSSTTYVLDTKPDPRRPIVTRTIEASELAAKAGYSRPHTVHCGPGGIFMSALGGANGEDGPGGIALIDHDTFEVIGQWELDRGSQTLAYDVWWHLNYDTLVTSEWGPISIIERGLNPEDLLGRKFGHHVNFWSMSERKLTQRVDLGDQHQMVLELRPAHDPSKAFGFVGVVISVEDLSASVWLWHQDGDRWSVDKVITIPPEPADPEDLPPALKPFGAAPPLVSDIDLSVDDRWLYVSCFGTGELKQYDVSDPFHPRETASVRLGGVVRHEPHPAVPDLRLSGGPQMVEISRDGRRVYVTNSLYGSWDGIFYPEGVGAWMAKLDADVSAGGLIPDTGFFPHGDDFRGHSIHQTRLQGGDASSDSYCFTDSA; encoded by the coding sequence ATGGCTACGACAGATCCCACGTTTTACCGCAGCCCGGGCGTCGCCGTGGCGGCCGCGCCCGAGCAGTTGGCCTATGTCGTCGCTTTCGACCCGGCGGGCCAGGCGAAGGACGCGCTCGCGGTGGTGGATTGCGACGCGGCGTCGTCGACATACGGTGGCGTGGTCGGCTGGGCGGAGTTGCCGACGGCGGGCAACGAACTGCATCACTTCGGGTGGAGCGCATGCTCGAGTGCACTGTGCCACGACGGGCATGGCGGCGATCACGGGACATCGCTCGAGCGGCGCTATCTGCTCGTCCCCGGCATTCGCTCGTCGACCACCTATGTCCTCGACACCAAGCCGGATCCCCGCCGCCCGATCGTGACGCGGACGATCGAGGCCAGTGAGCTGGCAGCCAAAGCCGGATACTCGCGCCCACACACGGTGCACTGTGGCCCGGGCGGCATCTTCATGTCGGCGTTGGGCGGAGCCAACGGCGAGGACGGTCCCGGCGGCATCGCGCTGATCGACCACGACACCTTCGAGGTGATCGGACAGTGGGAGCTGGACCGCGGATCGCAGACCTTGGCCTACGACGTGTGGTGGCACCTTAATTACGACACACTCGTGACATCGGAGTGGGGGCCGATCTCGATCATCGAGCGCGGGCTCAACCCCGAAGACTTGCTCGGCCGCAAATTCGGGCACCACGTGAACTTCTGGAGCATGTCCGAGCGCAAACTGACCCAGCGCGTCGACCTCGGTGACCAGCACCAGATGGTGCTCGAGCTGCGTCCGGCCCACGACCCGTCCAAGGCATTCGGCTTCGTGGGAGTGGTGATCAGCGTCGAGGATCTGTCGGCGTCGGTGTGGCTGTGGCACCAGGACGGTGATCGATGGTCGGTCGACAAGGTGATCACCATCCCGCCCGAGCCAGCCGACCCCGAGGACCTGCCGCCGGCGCTGAAGCCCTTCGGTGCGGCGCCGCCGCTGGTCAGCGATATCGATCTGTCGGTCGACGATCGCTGGCTGTACGTATCCTGCTTTGGCACAGGCGAACTCAAGCAGTACGACGTCAGCGACCCGTTCCACCCCCGAGAGACGGCATCGGTGCGGCTCGGCGGCGTCGTGCGGCATGAGCCACACCCGGCGGTGCCGGACCTGCGGCTCAGCGGCGGGCCCCAGATGGTGGAAATCAGCCGCGACGGCCGGCGGGTGTACGTCACGAACTCGCTCTATGGATCCTGGGACGGCATCTTCTATCCCGAAGGCGTCGGGGCATGGATGGCCAAGCTCGACGCCGACGTCTCCGCCGGCGGTCTGATCCCCGATACCGGCTTCTTCCCGCACGGCGACGACTTCCGCGGCCACAGCATCCACCAAACCCGACTCCAAGGCGGCGACGCGTCCAGCGACTCGTATTGCTTCACCGACTCAGCGTGA